A stretch of DNA from Methanogenium sp. S4BF:
TGAAGGAATCCTGTTCTGTCACGAAGGATATAGAATGCAAGTCCTCCGAGATCACGCACTTCATTAATCCATCCGATAACAACTGCTCGTTCTGTTTCCGGTGTTACATCCTTTATTGGTATTCTCATGGACAAATCTGGTATACTATCTGCGCTTAAAGAGTAAGTTATTTTTCTCTCAGTGCGATCAGGTGCTATTCAGCAATACAAAGATTAATCTGCCCTCTATGAAAGAAATCCATGGATAAAGAGATGTTTTCCACAATTCTTGTTGCAACGGATGGTTCTTCCGAATCTTTAGAAGCAGTACGCGCCGCAGCAGAGGAAGCACTGCGGCATAATGCGGTTCTGCATACGATATGTGTCACAAACCCGGGAGCAGTGCAGTCAATGTTTGTAAGCCCACAGGCAGATGCTATTGATGTGAATTATGAACTGATCACTGAATTTCTGGCTGAAGAGGCAAAGAGAGCACTTGAAGATGCAGAAAAAGAGGCAGGGAGCAAGGGTGTCTCCGTGATACCACATCCGGTATGGGGAGATCCCAGAGAAGAGATCCTCCGTTGCGCAGAAGAGATCGGTGCAGACTGTATTATGGTGGGTTCTACCGGAAAGACGGGTCTTGAGGCACTCCTGCTGGGAAGCGTTAGTTCTGCAGTTGTGACCCATGCACGGACTAATACGATGATTATACGGGGAAAAAGGAAGGACTAACCGGAAATGGGTTTTTTCAGGCGGTCGGCACCCACTCTTGAACAATGCATTGAAAAGCGTGAATATGAGTGTATTGTTCGTTTTTACCTGAAAGGGATGGGTGATGATGCCGCAGCAGCCATGAGTGCTCTTCTGTTTTTCAGTGAGAATGACCCGCGGGCTGTAGCTGATGTGCTCGGCGGTCTGAATGATCGTGAAATGATGGATGTGGCACGGGCCATCGTCCAGTCCGGGGGGCCGGACCATCCTGCTGTTCTTGCACTGGCCAGATATGCAGGGGCTGAAGCAGGCCGCTCACTTGGCCGTGCTGTCATGCGCTGTGGAGAGGATGCATTTGACATTCTGGTGAACCGTACTGGTGACGAAGATCAGGATGTACGGCTTGGGGCAATTAGTCTGCTTGGATGTATCGGGAAATCCGGAATTCCTGTCCTGAAAAAGATTGTATATCACGCAGAAGGGGAAGAACAGCGCACAGCAGCCAAATGCCTGCGCCGTCTTGAATGGATTCCGGAAAAACCGGATGATAAACCGATGTTTTTCTTTTTGTGCGATGAGTGGGATGAGCTTATC
This window harbors:
- a CDS encoding universal stress protein, producing MDKEMFSTILVATDGSSESLEAVRAAAEEALRHNAVLHTICVTNPGAVQSMFVSPQADAIDVNYELITEFLAEEAKRALEDAEKEAGSKGVSVIPHPVWGDPREEILRCAEEIGADCIMVGSTGKTGLEALLLGSVSSAVVTHARTNTMIIRGKRKD